In Chaetodon trifascialis isolate fChaTrf1 chromosome 4, fChaTrf1.hap1, whole genome shotgun sequence, one DNA window encodes the following:
- the mafaa gene encoding transcription factor MafAa, with product MATDLAMSAELPNSPLAIEYVNDFDLMKFEVKKEPPEADRYCHRLPSGSLSSTPISTPCSSVPSSPSFCAPSPGAQPNQSLTSGVNSGSSNNSSGNNNHSNAGKPQLEDLYWIPSYQHHINPEALNLTPEDAVEALIGNAHHHHHHHQAYEGFRGQQYVGEDLSTASTGHHHQAHHHHHHHHHGHHSRLEDRFSDEQLVSMTVRELNRQLRGFSKEEVIRLKQKRRTLKNRGYAQSCRFKRVQQRHMLETEKCTLQSQVEQLKQDVARLAKERDLYKEKYEKLASRTYSAGGPANTRDPSGKQANTEFFM from the coding sequence ATGGCCACCGACCTCGCCATGAGCGCAGAGCTGCCCAACAGCCCTCTGGCCATCGAGTACGTCAACgactttgacctgatgaagTTTGAGGTGAAGAAGGAGCCGCCGGAGGCAGACCGCTACTGCCACCGCCTCCCGTCgggctctctctcctccaccccgATCAGCACACCCTGCTCTTCCGTGCCTTCCTCGCCGAGCTTCTGCGCCCCGAGCCCGGGCGCGCAGCCCAACCAGAGCCTCACCAGCGGGGTCAACAGcggcagcagcaacaacagcagcggCAACAACAATCACAGCAACGCAGGCAAGCCTCAGCTGGAGGATTTGTACTGGATCCCCAGTTACCAGCACCACATCAACCCCGAGGCGCTCAATCTGACCCCAGAAGACGCGGTGGAGGCCCTCATCGGTAACGcgcaccaccatcaccaccaccaccaggccTATGAGGGCTTCCGCGGGCAGCAGTACGTCGGGGAAGACCTGTCCACGGCCTCGACGGGCCACCATCACCAggcccatcaccaccaccatcaccaccaccacggCCATCACAGCCGCCTGGAGGACCGCTTCTCGGACGAGCAGCTGGTCAGCATGACGGTACGCGAGCTGAACCGGCAGCTGAGGGGCTTCAGCAAAGAGGAGGTGATCCGCCTGAAGCAGAAGAGACGCACCCTGAAGAACCGCGGCTACGCGCAGTCCTGCCGTTTCAAACGCGTCCAGCAGAGGCACATGCTGGAGACCGAGAAGTGCACCCTGCAGAGCCAAgtggagcagctgaagcagGACGTGGCGCGCCTTGCCAAGGAGAGGGATCTTTACAAGGAGAAGTACGAGAAGCTGGCCAGCCGGACCTACAGTGCCGGTGGACCCGCGAACACGAGAGACCCGTCCGGGAAACAGGCCAACACCGAATTCTTCATGTGA